In one window of Chthoniobacterales bacterium DNA:
- a CDS encoding PAS domain S-box protein, producing MANPLRILILEDQPSDAELLLRELRRAGYEPQWKRVFAEKDFLEELEADYHIILSDYSMPQFDGIRALRLLNERGSQVPFILVSGTMGEETAVAAMKEGATDYLLKDRLARLGPAVGLALEQSRLRQERARAEEALRESEERFRQIAENIEEVFWITNPAKNQILYVSPGCELIWGRKCEDVYAAPESWLEAIHPEDRERIAQAASTKQVDGTYDEEYRIVRPDGSIRCIHDRAFPVRDGAGEIYRVVGVARDVTERRRSEEAIRASEHRFSLFMDNLPGFAWIKDADGRYVYANKTVRKMVMNGRDWFGKTAAQMWPAEFAASYEANDRQVLETKAPKEVVEPTLVGEEERTALNSKFPILNERGEVAFVCGIGIDITERLQAEERIREQADIINRAHDAIIMRDFETERITFWNAGAEDLYGWTADEAVGRLISQLVFADPMQVEPIKKSLLATGEFRGQIRQVTKNKHEVIVEGRSTLIRNAAGEPRSVLIINTDVTEHRKLETQLLRAQRLESIGTLASGVAHDLNNILAPILMGSAVLRRAEMEPDDEAILSTIETCAQRGADIVRQVLTFARGAEGDRLPLAAAPLIKDVAKIAEETFPKKISVRTRITEPLWTVIGDPTQLHQVLLNLSVNSRDAMPVGGTLTLLAENFPVDQHYASMTPGATPGPHVCFQVTDTGMGIPPQNLDKIFDPFFTTKELGHGTGLGLSSVLGIVKGHGGFMSVYSEVARGTTFKVFLPAKTGELDAPEHPDAEFPLAAGELILLVDDEKPILQIAQALLEGHGYQVLTAGDAAEALAIFATRRDEIKLVLTDLSMPVMDGVALIRTLRKIKPDVRLIASTGRGGQEQHSEELKELNVHACLTKPYNRTKLLKTLHEALHAQPDNS from the coding sequence ATGGCGAATCCATTGCGGATTCTCATTCTCGAAGATCAACCGAGTGACGCGGAGCTGCTCCTCCGCGAATTGCGCCGCGCCGGTTACGAGCCGCAGTGGAAGCGCGTTTTTGCGGAGAAGGATTTCCTCGAAGAACTCGAAGCGGATTACCACATCATTCTCTCGGACTATTCGATGCCGCAGTTCGACGGTATCCGCGCGCTCCGCTTGTTGAACGAGCGCGGCTCGCAGGTCCCTTTCATTCTCGTTTCCGGCACGATGGGCGAAGAGACCGCGGTGGCGGCGATGAAAGAAGGGGCCACCGATTATCTTTTGAAAGACAGGCTGGCCCGACTTGGGCCGGCGGTCGGTCTGGCGCTCGAGCAAAGCAGGCTTCGGCAAGAGCGCGCGCGCGCCGAGGAAGCATTGCGCGAAAGCGAGGAGCGTTTTCGCCAGATTGCCGAGAACATCGAGGAAGTATTCTGGATTACGAATCCGGCGAAGAACCAGATCCTGTACGTGAGTCCGGGCTGCGAATTGATCTGGGGACGGAAATGCGAGGATGTTTACGCGGCGCCCGAAAGCTGGCTGGAGGCGATTCATCCAGAAGATCGTGAGCGGATTGCGCAGGCCGCTTCAACCAAGCAGGTCGATGGCACCTACGATGAGGAATACCGGATCGTGCGTCCAGACGGTTCGATTCGCTGCATTCACGACCGCGCTTTTCCCGTCCGCGATGGGGCGGGCGAGATTTACCGGGTTGTCGGCGTGGCTCGGGACGTAACTGAGCGCAGGCGTTCCGAAGAAGCGATTCGTGCCAGCGAGCACCGCTTTTCGTTGTTCATGGATAATTTGCCTGGTTTCGCCTGGATCAAGGACGCGGACGGCCGCTACGTCTATGCGAACAAGACAGTGCGGAAGATGGTGATGAACGGGCGGGATTGGTTCGGCAAGACAGCCGCGCAAATGTGGCCGGCCGAGTTTGCTGCCTCCTACGAAGCGAATGATCGGCAGGTCCTCGAGACCAAGGCCCCAAAAGAAGTCGTCGAACCAACGCTCGTGGGTGAGGAAGAGCGGACCGCGCTCAACAGCAAGTTCCCGATCCTGAATGAGCGAGGCGAAGTCGCGTTCGTCTGCGGGATCGGGATCGATATTACCGAGCGCCTTCAGGCTGAAGAACGTATTCGCGAGCAGGCCGATATCATCAACCGCGCTCACGACGCCATCATCATGCGCGATTTTGAAACGGAACGGATAACCTTTTGGAATGCGGGGGCAGAAGATCTCTACGGTTGGACCGCCGACGAAGCGGTTGGGCGGCTGATTAGCCAGTTAGTTTTCGCCGATCCGATGCAAGTCGAGCCGATCAAGAAATCGCTGCTGGCAACGGGAGAATTTCGCGGCCAAATCCGCCAGGTTACCAAGAACAAGCACGAAGTGATCGTCGAAGGCCGTTCAACTCTGATTCGAAATGCCGCCGGTGAGCCGCGTTCCGTTCTCATCATCAATACGGATGTTACCGAGCACAGGAAACTCGAGACCCAGCTGCTCCGGGCTCAGCGGCTCGAGAGTATTGGTACCCTTGCCAGCGGGGTCGCGCACGACCTGAATAATATTCTGGCGCCTATCCTGATGGGCTCGGCCGTCCTTCGTCGCGCCGAGATGGAGCCGGACGATGAAGCAATCCTTTCCACTATCGAAACGTGCGCGCAGCGCGGAGCCGATATCGTCCGCCAGGTCCTCACCTTCGCGCGCGGCGCCGAGGGCGACCGGTTACCCCTGGCCGCGGCGCCTCTCATCAAAGACGTGGCGAAAATCGCCGAGGAAACGTTCCCGAAAAAAATTTCGGTGCGGACCCGCATTACGGAGCCGCTTTGGACGGTGATCGGCGATCCGACTCAACTGCATCAGGTGCTGCTCAATCTTTCCGTGAACTCGCGTGACGCAATGCCAGTAGGCGGCACGCTCACACTGCTCGCGGAAAATTTTCCGGTCGACCAGCATTACGCGAGCATGACTCCGGGCGCGACGCCTGGTCCGCATGTCTGTTTTCAAGTAACGGATACGGGCATGGGGATTCCGCCGCAGAACCTCGACAAGATTTTCGATCCGTTCTTTACCACGAAAGAACTTGGTCATGGAACTGGGTTGGGGCTTTCGAGCGTGCTCGGGATCGTGAAAGGCCACGGCGGATTCATGAGCGTTTACAGCGAGGTGGCTCGCGGTACGACCTTCAAGGTTTTTCTGCCGGCAAAGACAGGCGAACTGGACGCGCCGGAACATCCCGACGCGGAATTTCCGCTGGCCGCCGGCGAGTTGATTCTCCTGGTGGACGATGAAAAACCGATCCTGCAAATCGCTCAGGCCCTGCTGGAGGGACATGGTTACCAGGTTCTTACGGCGGGCGACGCCGCCGAGGCGCTCGCGATTTTCGCTACCCGCCGGGACGAGATAAAACTGGTGCTAACCGATCTGTCGATGCCCGTGATGGATGGCGTCGCGCTTATTCGAACCCTGCGAAAAATTAAGCCGGACGTGCGGCTGATTGCTTCGACCGGGCGTGGTGGCCAGGAGCAGCACTCAGAGGAACTGAAGGAGTTGAACGTCCACGCCTGCCTGACCAAACCATACAACAGAACCAAACTGCTGAAGACGCTTCACGAGGCGCTTCACGCCCAACCTGACAACTCATGA
- a CDS encoding GNAT family N-acetyltransferase: MSEVVIEPAIFEDLDELSNLLGELFSEEKDFRPNKEKQLQGLRLIFEEPNRGRVFVLRRDRTIVAMINLLFTISTAEGGFVILLEDLVVHDSFRGHGYGSQLLEYAINFAKQKKFLRITLLTDRPELRSQNFFKRHGFYESHMLPMRLLIAPDAPSTTL, from the coding sequence ATGAGCGAAGTCGTTATCGAGCCTGCCATTTTCGAAGACCTGGACGAGCTGTCCAATCTTTTGGGCGAGCTTTTTAGCGAGGAAAAAGACTTTCGCCCGAACAAGGAGAAACAGCTGCAAGGCTTGCGCCTCATCTTCGAGGAGCCGAATCGCGGGCGCGTTTTTGTCCTGCGGCGCGATCGCACGATCGTCGCCATGATCAATCTGCTTTTCACGATCAGCACGGCCGAGGGCGGCTTTGTCATCCTCCTGGAGGACCTCGTCGTGCACGACTCGTTCCGAGGTCACGGCTACGGATCGCAACTGCTCGAATACGCGATCAATTTCGCGAAGCAGAAGAAGTTTTTGCGCATCACCCTGCTGACCGACCGGCCGGAGCTGCGCTCGCAGAATTTCTTCAAGCGCCACGGGTTTTACGAGTCCCACATGCTGCCGATGCGGCTGTTGATTGCCCCGGACGCGCCTTCGACCACGCTTTAA
- a CDS encoding M50 family metallopeptidase: protein MGGTIRLFKFSGIQVYLHFSWFLVAAYEIQRANPYSSTIWAAYEYLALFLLVLLHEFGHALACRQTGGRADQIVLWPLGGIAFVDPPRRAGAMLWSIAAGPLVNVILIPVFSVAVAMLEGAAEEAPNFYLLLTQVGQINLMLLIFNILPVYPLDGGQILRALLWFPLGEIRSLQIASALGLVGAVLLAGLALLLRVMEPIWVAVMAFFLISRAIAGWQYAKALVQEEEANRAARLVPTIPETERPGL from the coding sequence ATGGGCGGCACGATTCGTCTTTTCAAATTCAGCGGCATCCAGGTTTATCTGCATTTTTCCTGGTTCCTGGTCGCGGCCTACGAGATTCAGCGAGCGAATCCTTACAGCTCAACGATTTGGGCGGCGTACGAATACCTCGCACTTTTTCTTCTAGTGCTGCTGCACGAGTTTGGTCACGCCCTCGCCTGCCGCCAAACCGGAGGGCGGGCCGATCAGATCGTCCTTTGGCCCCTCGGCGGGATCGCTTTTGTCGATCCGCCCCGGCGCGCCGGCGCCATGCTTTGGAGCATTGCTGCGGGACCGCTGGTAAACGTGATTCTCATCCCCGTCTTTTCCGTAGCTGTCGCGATGTTAGAAGGGGCAGCCGAGGAGGCGCCCAATTTTTACCTTCTGCTCACCCAAGTTGGGCAGATCAACCTGATGTTGCTGATCTTCAACATCCTCCCCGTCTATCCGCTCGATGGTGGCCAGATTTTGCGCGCTTTGCTTTGGTTTCCGTTGGGTGAAATTCGCAGCCTGCAGATTGCCAGCGCCCTTGGTTTGGTCGGTGCGGTCCTCCTGGCGGGCCTTGCCCTTTTGTTGCGGGTCATGGAGCCAATCTGGGTGGCAGTGATGGCGTTTTTCCTGATCAGTCGCGCCATTGCCGGCTGGCAGTATGCCAAGGCGCTCGTGCAGGAGGAGGAGGCGAATCGCGCGGCGCGTTTGGTTCCGACAATTCCGGAAACAGAGCGCCCGGGTCTCTAG
- a CDS encoding response regulator — protein MSDTGIGIPADKQALIFEAFAQADGTTTRTYGGTGLGLAIAARLAQQMGGRIWIESAVGRGTKFHFTAHLAVRQTPAPDIRHLDPASLDGMRVLVVDDNAVNRRILRDMLANWRMKPAVVASGAAAIVEMLRAAHAERPYPLVLLDGMMPEMDGFMVAEKIREHAELSGATVMMLSSAMPSGAAARCGKLGVASYLTKPVCQSELLDAILVALGHTEDIEAGPDTATDGAAANGGLRILLAEDNVINRAVAVGILGKRGHSIRHAANGREAVEAASTQEFDLVLMDVQMPEMDGLEATRRIRAQETATGLHLKIVAMTAHAMAGDRERCLAAGMDDYIAKPLRKEDLLGVLSLVESARRSSGKTSSLHDRLLPHCDGDEQLRAELISIFRESTPGMMAAIGEALLRQDGPALAAQAHKLLSSLRYFGAGAAETLAARLETQGRKNNFDRARQTFRKLERETNKIHAALA, from the coding sequence GTGAGCGACACGGGCATCGGCATCCCGGCGGACAAGCAGGCGTTGATTTTCGAGGCCTTCGCCCAGGCGGACGGCACGACGACAAGGACCTATGGCGGAACCGGACTCGGACTCGCCATCGCGGCGCGCCTTGCCCAGCAAATGGGTGGACGCATCTGGATCGAGAGCGCCGTGGGCCGGGGCACGAAGTTTCATTTTACGGCGCATCTGGCCGTGCGCCAGACCCCCGCGCCCGACATCCGTCATCTGGACCCTGCTTCACTCGATGGCATGCGCGTCCTGGTCGTCGACGACAACGCGGTGAATCGCCGCATTCTGCGCGACATGCTGGCAAACTGGCGAATGAAGCCGGCCGTGGTTGCATCGGGCGCCGCGGCGATCGTCGAGATGCTTCGAGCCGCCCATGCGGAGAGACCTTATCCTCTGGTGCTCCTCGACGGGATGATGCCGGAAATGGACGGTTTCATGGTGGCGGAAAAAATTCGCGAACACGCGGAGCTTTCTGGCGCGACGGTGATGATGCTCTCTTCCGCAATGCCGTCGGGCGCAGCCGCGCGTTGCGGAAAATTAGGCGTGGCCAGTTATTTGACCAAACCGGTCTGCCAGTCGGAGCTGCTCGATGCGATCCTCGTCGCGCTCGGACATACCGAGGATATCGAGGCCGGCCCTGACACCGCGACCGACGGAGCAGCAGCTAACGGCGGTCTGCGCATCTTGCTGGCCGAGGATAACGTAATCAACCGCGCGGTCGCCGTTGGGATTCTGGGAAAGCGCGGTCATTCGATCCGGCATGCGGCGAATGGGCGCGAGGCGGTCGAGGCGGCCAGCACCCAGGAGTTCGACTTGGTCTTGATGGACGTGCAAATGCCGGAAATGGATGGCCTGGAAGCGACGCGCCGGATTCGCGCACAGGAGACTGCAACCGGCCTTCACCTAAAGATCGTGGCCATGACCGCGCATGCGATGGCCGGCGACCGCGAGCGCTGTCTTGCCGCCGGAATGGACGACTACATCGCGAAACCGCTGCGCAAAGAGGATCTGTTGGGAGTGTTGAGTCTGGTGGAGAGCGCGCGTCGGAGTTCCGGCAAAACGTCTTCGCTTCACGATCGGCTTCTGCCCCATTGCGACGGGGACGAACAATTGAGAGCTGAATTGATTTCGATATTCCGGGAAAGCACACCGGGAATGATGGCGGCGATTGGGGAGGCGCTCCTGCGGCAGGACGGACCGGCGCTCGCCGCCCAGGCGCACAAGTTACTCAGCTCGCTCCGCTATTTTGGCGCCGGCGCCGCCGAAACTTTGGCCGCGCGCCTGGAGACGCAAGGCCGGAAAAATAATTTCGATCGGGCCAGACAAACATTCAGAAAACTTGAACGAGAAACTAATAAAATTCACGCTGCCCTCGCCTGA
- a CDS encoding FtsX-like permease family protein, with product MTRQYLRIFRWHVLRYLRRHPLLGLLNILSVALGVAVFLATQIANQSANHAFAASVDLIAGKAELEITSPSRQLPETVFPQVAAVPGISGATPLVHGFVPLRDFPGDYLEILGIDVFTNAPFRTFDPANFDASELDLQRWLGSPNAVAVSEEFVRQHRLKQGDKVRVRAGGRDIELEIGFFLRKDDTFDPHFAAMDIGWAQELLGRRGELSSIQLKLEDRSKREAAVAALRAIIPRDARVAAPARRTEEVEKMLGGFQLNLALTSLVSLFVGMFLIYNTVSASVVRRQHEIGILRSLGATRGEVRMLFLAEAIVLGGIGASLGLLGGLALARVLTNAVSATITSLYVLVSVRDLALPFWLFALAWGIGVASVIFSAWVPAHQAAGQRPVEALHGGARLERSVLPSAAWLAGGLGCVLAAALFSCLALSTGPRWLSFVAAFFVIAGFSLLVPRLMFHFSTGVGNAFRAFRARRRQVKMETELAAANLRRALLRNSVTVAALAIAVAMTVGVSVMVFSFRKTVEAWINQTLLADLFITPAANEAFGDSAFFPREAFQFLAAHPAVETADTFRAVEVAMGESDVALAAITGIRREFQFLRGDHTSLIRRFHGEVCVFVSESFARRHRVRENDTIELMTPGGPRSFPVAAIFYDYVTDQGIIYLSEENFVRFWHDDRIHSVAVYLKSGHTAGEVTDEFRARFGQAGQFAIFSNESLRRRIFEIFDQTFAVTYVLLLISIFVAITGIFLSLTILIAERRRELAILRAIGASAGQIRRLLLTETAMLGLLAAAVGLVCGLSLAFVLTGVINRVFFGWTIHLAFPWKSLAWTPVWILAAAIMAGIVPAWRASRMELADNLRDE from the coding sequence GTGACGCGACAATATCTCCGCATTTTTCGCTGGCACGTGCTGCGGTATCTGCGGCGGCATCCGCTCCTGGGCTTGCTGAATATTCTGAGTGTCGCGCTCGGCGTGGCCGTTTTTCTCGCGACTCAGATTGCGAACCAGAGCGCGAACCACGCTTTCGCGGCGAGCGTCGATCTCATCGCGGGCAAGGCCGAGCTCGAAATCACTTCGCCGTCACGGCAGTTGCCGGAGACAGTGTTCCCCCAGGTCGCGGCCGTGCCGGGCATTTCCGGGGCGACGCCGCTGGTCCACGGGTTTGTCCCGTTGCGGGATTTTCCCGGCGACTATCTCGAGATCCTCGGAATCGATGTTTTCACGAACGCGCCATTCCGCACGTTTGATCCGGCGAACTTCGATGCCAGCGAGCTCGATCTCCAGCGCTGGCTCGGCTCGCCGAACGCCGTCGCGGTCTCGGAGGAATTCGTTCGACAGCATCGCCTCAAGCAGGGAGACAAAGTCCGGGTCCGGGCCGGTGGGCGCGATATCGAATTGGAAATTGGCTTTTTCCTGCGCAAAGACGACACCTTCGATCCGCACTTCGCGGCCATGGATATCGGCTGGGCGCAGGAGTTGTTAGGCCGGCGCGGCGAGCTCAGCAGCATTCAACTGAAGTTGGAGGACCGAAGCAAACGGGAGGCGGCCGTGGCGGCGTTGCGCGCGATCATTCCCCGGGATGCGCGGGTCGCGGCCCCGGCCCGGCGAACTGAGGAAGTCGAGAAAATGCTCGGCGGATTTCAGCTCAATCTGGCGCTCACGAGCCTGGTTTCGCTCTTCGTCGGAATGTTTCTGATTTACAACACCGTTTCGGCGTCGGTCGTCCGGCGTCAGCATGAGATCGGCATCCTTCGTTCGTTAGGCGCAACCCGGGGCGAAGTCCGGATGTTGTTCCTCGCCGAAGCGATCGTCCTCGGCGGTATTGGCGCGTCCCTCGGTTTGCTTGGGGGACTTGCGCTGGCTCGCGTTTTGACCAACGCCGTTTCGGCCACGATCACGTCGCTGTACGTCCTGGTAAGTGTCCGCGATCTCGCGTTGCCGTTCTGGCTGTTTGCCCTCGCGTGGGGAATCGGTGTCGCGTCAGTGATCTTTTCCGCCTGGGTCCCGGCCCACCAAGCCGCCGGACAAAGACCGGTCGAAGCCCTTCACGGAGGCGCCAGGCTGGAGCGATCGGTGCTTCCTTCGGCCGCCTGGTTGGCCGGCGGGCTCGGCTGCGTTTTGGCCGCGGCCCTCTTTTCCTGTCTCGCGCTTTCCACCGGCCCACGCTGGCTCAGCTTCGTCGCGGCGTTCTTCGTGATCGCCGGGTTCTCTCTTCTCGTTCCGCGCCTGATGTTTCATTTCAGCACGGGAGTGGGGAACGCCTTTCGCGCTTTTCGGGCCCGGCGCCGGCAGGTGAAGATGGAGACCGAGCTCGCCGCCGCAAATCTTCGCCGGGCGCTTCTGCGCAATTCCGTGACCGTCGCCGCGCTCGCCATCGCCGTGGCCATGACCGTCGGCGTGAGCGTCATGGTGTTTTCCTTTCGCAAAACCGTCGAAGCCTGGATCAACCAAACGCTCTTGGCCGATCTCTTCATTACGCCGGCTGCGAACGAGGCCTTCGGTGATTCCGCCTTCTTTCCCCGCGAGGCGTTCCAGTTTCTCGCGGCCCATCCCGCGGTCGAAACCGCCGATACTTTCCGGGCGGTTGAAGTCGCGATGGGCGAGAGCGACGTGGCCCTGGCCGCGATCACCGGGATTCGCCGCGAATTTCAATTTCTCCGCGGTGATCACACTTCGCTCATCCGCCGATTTCACGGGGAGGTCTGCGTTTTCGTTTCCGAAAGCTTTGCCCGCCGTCACCGCGTTCGCGAGAACGACACGATCGAATTGATGACGCCGGGCGGGCCGCGTTCATTCCCGGTGGCCGCGATTTTCTACGACTACGTCACCGATCAGGGCATCATTTATCTGAGCGAAGAGAACTTCGTTCGCTTCTGGCACGACGACCGCATTCACAGCGTCGCGGTCTACCTGAAAAGCGGGCACACCGCCGGGGAAGTAACCGATGAATTCCGGGCGCGGTTCGGCCAGGCGGGACAATTCGCGATTTTTTCCAATGAATCGTTGCGACGGCGGATCTTCGAGATTTTCGATCAAACCTTCGCCGTCACTTACGTCCTCCTGCTCATCTCGATCTTCGTCGCCATCACCGGAATTTTTCTGTCCCTGACCATATTGATCGCCGAAAGGCGAAGGGAGCTGGCCATTCTGCGCGCCATCGGGGCCAGCGCCGGTCAAATTCGGCGGCTCCTGTTGACCGAAACGGCGATGCTCGGTTTGCTGGCGGCAGCGGTCGGGCTGGTCTGCGGACTATCCCTTGCGTTCGTCCTGACTGGCGTCATCAATCGCGTCTTCTTCGGCTGGACGATTCATCTCGCGTTCCCCTGGAAGAGCCTGGCTTGGACGCCGGTATGGATTCTCGCCGCGGCCATCATGGCGGGGATTGTCCCGGCCTGGCGCGCCAGCCGGATGGAATTGGCGGATAACCTTCGGGACGAATGA
- a CDS encoding lipocalin-like domain-containing protein has product MKFRFSILKARPRQLRWLRYGEFRLFVITFALTASAADWKTAEPGWHYEFPRDHRSHQEFKTEWWYFTGNVFDADGHRFGYELTFFRQGIRPAGGRDPNASRFIIDDLKFAHFAITNVAGKQFRFEQKTNRGAFGEAGFDDGQRLAWIQNWTLELTGENQFELQAATSFGALRLHLRPAKAPAIHGENGVSTKTADGTAASHYYSLTRLETSGELTFDGTKYQVHGASWFDHEWSTSQLGRGHVGWDWVCLQWEDGAELMLYRMRLANGEADPASSGSWIAPDGTTKHLRASDFQMTPLEFWESKKSGGRYPVAWKVTIPGEKIEFTLKRALEEQELRIAPITYWEGAIDANGTREGQAVTGRGYLELTGYAGRLGNELNR; this is encoded by the coding sequence ATGAAATTTCGATTCTCGATTTTGAAAGCCCGGCCTCGCCAGCTACGCTGGCTGCGTTACGGCGAATTTCGATTGTTTGTCATCACTTTTGCCCTGACTGCGTCCGCGGCTGATTGGAAGACGGCTGAGCCCGGATGGCATTATGAATTCCCCCGGGATCACCGCAGCCATCAAGAATTCAAGACGGAGTGGTGGTACTTCACCGGAAACGTTTTCGACGCGGACGGCCATCGGTTCGGATACGAGCTGACTTTCTTCCGTCAGGGCATCAGGCCCGCGGGAGGACGCGATCCGAACGCCTCTCGCTTCATTATCGACGATCTCAAGTTCGCGCACTTCGCCATTACGAACGTCGCCGGAAAACAGTTTCGCTTCGAACAGAAAACGAATCGTGGTGCTTTCGGCGAAGCTGGGTTCGACGATGGACAGCGCCTGGCCTGGATACAGAACTGGACGCTGGAGTTGACCGGAGAAAACCAGTTCGAACTTCAGGCGGCGACAAGTTTCGGCGCCTTGCGTCTCCATCTTCGCCCGGCCAAGGCACCGGCGATCCACGGCGAGAACGGCGTGAGCACGAAGACCGCCGACGGAACGGCTGCGTCTCACTATTATTCCCTGACGCGCCTCGAGACGAGCGGCGAACTGACTTTCGATGGAACGAAGTACCAGGTCCACGGGGCGAGCTGGTTCGACCACGAATGGTCGACGAGCCAGCTTGGCAGAGGACATGTCGGTTGGGATTGGGTTTGCCTGCAATGGGAGGACGGCGCCGAGTTGATGCTCTACCGAATGCGGCTCGCCAACGGCGAGGCGGATCCGGCGTCGAGCGGCAGCTGGATCGCGCCGGATGGGACCACGAAGCACCTTCGCGCCTCCGATTTCCAAATGACACCACTTGAATTCTGGGAAAGCAAAAAAAGCGGCGGCCGCTACCCGGTTGCGTGGAAGGTCACGATCCCGGGAGAAAAGATCGAGTTCACGCTGAAGCGAGCGCTCGAGGAGCAGGAACTGCGGATCGCCCCGATTACCTATTGGGAAGGCGCCATCGATGCGAACGGGACGCGGGAGGGCCAGGCTGTGACGGGCCGCGGATATCTCGAGCTGACCGGTTATGCCGGGCGGCTGGGCAATGAGTTGAACCGTTGA
- the rpmH gene encoding 50S ribosomal protein L34, with amino-acid sequence MKRTLQRSKRTRKNQHGFRARMSTKGGRATLARRRQRGRKRLLPKGTEVHYARHTKA; translated from the coding sequence ATGAAACGCACGCTCCAGCGCTCAAAACGCACCCGAAAGAATCAGCATGGTTTTCGCGCGCGCATGAGCACCAAAGGCGGGCGGGCCACCCTCGCCCGGCGCCGTCAGCGCGGACGTAAACGCCTCCTGCCGAAGGGCACGGAAGTCCATTACGCCCGGCATACGAAGGCGTAG
- a CDS encoding response regulator transcription factor — protein sequence MTIPTSSLRILIADDHDVMRQGTQAVIQRQPGWEVCGLATNGREAVARAIELKPDIVILDMTMPHLNGLDAAIQIKRQVPETEIVMFTAHESDDLIRQAFDAGIKSFVAKTEAHHFLVEAVQSLARHKPYFTARVSEILFSNIINRAEGRRDDNEPGQRLTAREREVVQLIAEGKSNKEVADALSISVRTAETHRANLLRKLNLASVADLVRYAIRNKLIEP from the coding sequence ATGACAATTCCGACATCATCCCTGCGCATCCTGATTGCGGACGACCACGACGTCATGCGACAAGGCACTCAAGCCGTGATCCAAAGACAGCCGGGCTGGGAAGTCTGCGGGCTGGCCACGAACGGCCGGGAAGCGGTCGCGCGCGCGATCGAGCTCAAGCCTGACATCGTCATCCTCGACATGACCATGCCGCACCTGAATGGGCTCGATGCGGCGATCCAGATCAAGCGGCAAGTTCCTGAAACTGAAATCGTCATGTTCACCGCCCACGAAAGCGATGACTTGATCCGGCAGGCATTCGACGCCGGGATCAAGAGTTTCGTCGCGAAAACCGAAGCCCATCATTTCCTCGTCGAGGCGGTCCAATCGCTGGCGCGGCATAAACCGTATTTCACCGCGCGAGTGTCCGAAATCCTGTTCTCGAACATTATCAATCGCGCCGAAGGCAGGCGCGACGATAATGAGCCCGGCCAGCGTCTGACCGCTCGCGAGCGCGAGGTCGTGCAGCTCATTGCCGAAGGCAAAAGCAATAAGGAAGTCGCCGACGCGCTCAGCATCAGTGTCCGCACCGCCGAAACCCACCGCGCCAATCTCCTGCGCAAACTCAATCTCGCCTCGGTCGCCGATCTCGTTCGTTATGCGATCCGCAACAAGTTGATTGAGCCGTAG
- a CDS encoding response regulator, which yields MSVDVPTKTRILVAEDDPISRVLVVSWLQKWGYDVIATHDGAEAMKILRQPDAPAIAILDWCMPEMDGLEVCRRLRDSKKTVYLILLTARSQKEDMIEGLRAGADDYVVKPFHAEELHARLLAGLRVMTVQENLAARIAKLEATSGNLQALRLQIPL from the coding sequence TTGTCGGTTGATGTCCCAACCAAGACGCGGATTCTGGTGGCGGAGGACGATCCCATCTCGCGAGTGCTGGTGGTAAGCTGGCTCCAGAAGTGGGGGTACGATGTCATCGCCACCCACGACGGCGCTGAAGCGATGAAAATTCTCCGCCAGCCTGACGCTCCGGCGATCGCCATTCTGGACTGGTGCATGCCGGAGATGGACGGCCTGGAAGTTTGCCGCCGGCTTCGGGACAGCAAGAAGACTGTTTACCTCATTCTGCTCACCGCTCGCAGCCAGAAGGAGGACATGATCGAAGGGTTACGGGCCGGCGCGGACGATTACGTGGTGAAACCGTTCCACGCCGAGGAACTGCACGCCCGCCTTCTCGCGGGGCTACGCGTGATGACGGTGCAGGAGAATCTGGCCGCCCGAATAGCAAAGCTGGAGGCGACCTCGGGAAATCTCCAGGCGCTGAGGCTTCAGATTCCGCTCTAA